In Sebaldella termitidis ATCC 33386, one DNA window encodes the following:
- a CDS encoding carbohydrate ABC transporter permease: MGKTDKNMKIVCITVVFMMFILMLFPVFWIASSSFKGPSELFSYPPTIFPKNFTFENYAKAFKAGNFGIYFMNTVFVTVTSTIITVIINTMAGYSFAKYKFKGRDIIFVAFLCTTMIPTTLIMNPTFTVINKMGLYDSLWGIIIPPAATPTGIFLMRQYFLSMPDSLIESARIDGASEWSIFFRIILPLARPVIAILTIFSFMWRWNDFIWPLLVISTPKKYTLQLAISNFAGENNIDWSSLLAISVVSMIPVLIIFLIFQKHIINGMMTSGMKE; the protein is encoded by the coding sequence ATGGGAAAAACGGACAAAAATATGAAAATAGTCTGCATTACTGTAGTTTTTATGATGTTTATACTGATGCTGTTTCCTGTTTTCTGGATAGCATCAAGCTCTTTTAAAGGACCTTCAGAGCTGTTTTCATATCCTCCTACAATATTTCCAAAAAACTTTACATTTGAAAATTATGCGAAGGCTTTTAAAGCAGGAAATTTTGGTATATATTTTATGAATACAGTTTTTGTTACTGTTACTTCTACGATAATAACTGTAATAATAAATACAATGGCGGGATATTCATTTGCAAAGTATAAATTTAAGGGAAGAGACATAATATTTGTAGCATTTTTGTGTACGACAATGATACCAACTACGCTCATAATGAATCCAACCTTTACTGTAATAAATAAAATGGGGCTTTATGACAGTCTTTGGGGAATAATTATACCTCCGGCAGCTACGCCTACAGGAATATTTTTGATGAGACAGTATTTTTTATCAATGCCTGACTCACTTATAGAATCAGCGAGAATAGACGGAGCTTCCGAGTGGTCGATATTTTTCAGGATAATACTGCCGCTTGCCAGACCGGTAATAGCAATACTCACAATTTTTTCATTTATGTGGAGATGGAATGATTTTATCTGGCCGTTACTGGTAATAAGTACTCCGAAAAAATATACATTACAGCTGGCAATATCAAATTTTGCCGGTGAAAATAATATAGACTGGAGCAGTCTTCTTGCAATTTCAGTAGTATCAATGATACCTGTGCTGATTATATTTTTGATATTTCAAAAACATATAATAAACGGAATGATGACTTCCGGAATGAAAGAATAA
- a CDS encoding carbohydrate ABC transporter permease → MKKSFGMRITPYLFLLPNFIIYLLFFIIPVIIAFQYAFTDYDGLVTMNFVGFDNFIKLLKDPLFWTVIKNTFFYVICTVPLLFVVSLMMAVLLIQKFLPFKGLFRAGYYWPVMISGIIVGLMWKWILGNNFGVLNYFLERLHMQPVAWLTSSLPSKIAIVMATIWSRAGFFMVIFMGGLESIPEVYYEAAKIDGAGRIKIFFNITLPLLKPTIFLVLMLGAIDAFKEYPLILSLTGGGPGTSTTLMIQYIYQQGFEKLNVGYASAASIFMFIILFIFTSIQFKAAKGGAVE, encoded by the coding sequence ATGAAAAAATCTTTTGGAATGCGTATAACACCTTATTTATTTTTATTGCCGAATTTTATTATTTATTTGTTATTTTTTATAATTCCTGTAATAATTGCATTTCAGTATGCATTTACTGATTATGACGGTTTAGTAACCATGAATTTTGTGGGATTTGACAACTTTATAAAATTATTAAAAGATCCGTTATTCTGGACAGTAATAAAAAATACATTTTTTTATGTGATTTGTACTGTACCGCTGCTTTTTGTGGTTTCACTTATGATGGCTGTACTGCTTATACAAAAATTTCTGCCGTTTAAAGGACTTTTTAGGGCGGGTTACTACTGGCCGGTAATGATATCAGGAATAATAGTAGGGTTAATGTGGAAATGGATATTGGGAAATAATTTCGGAGTATTAAATTACTTTCTTGAAAGGCTTCATATGCAGCCGGTAGCATGGCTGACAAGCAGTCTTCCGTCTAAAATAGCAATAGTAATGGCCACAATATGGTCGCGGGCAGGATTTTTTATGGTGATTTTTATGGGTGGTCTTGAAAGTATTCCGGAGGTATATTATGAAGCAGCAAAGATAGACGGTGCTGGCAGAATAAAGATATTTTTTAATATTACACTTCCGCTTTTAAAGCCTACAATATTTCTGGTACTTATGCTCGGAGCAATAGATGCTTTTAAGGAATATCCTTTGATATTATCTCTTACAGGCGGAGGGCCGGGGACAAGTACTACCCTTATGATACAGTATATATATCAGCAGGGATTTGAAAAACTGAATGTAGGTTATGCAAGTGCTGCATCAATATTTATGTTTATAATATTATTTATATTTACAAGCATTCAGTTTAAGGCAGCTAAAGGAGGTGCAGTAGAATAA